Proteins encoded together in one Desulfovibrio sp. window:
- a CDS encoding oxaloacetate decarboxylase: MRKTTLFRQLVNDPEILMLPVAHDGLSALAIEQAGFKAMAVAGYGTSGSLLGLPDIGLISSTEMLGHYSRIVERVSLPVMVDIDTGFGDVNNVIRTVRLVEQLGAAALFIEDQTYPKRCGHMAGKQVVPVEEFLPKLKAALWARSDPDFVIMARTDAAAVYGIDEAIRRARLYAEAGADMVFVEAVTSPEDMRRVNSAVSVPSMANMIEGGKSPFLPASELQKLGYSVAAYPCASVFTAARALTNWAGYLKEHGTSQGFAGAETMMDFEEYFNFIGAKDIREREKKFIKE; the protein is encoded by the coding sequence ATGCGAAAGACCACGCTCTTCCGGCAACTCGTGAACGATCCGGAAATACTCATGCTTCCCGTGGCCCACGACGGCCTCTCCGCCCTGGCCATCGAACAGGCCGGGTTCAAGGCCATGGCCGTGGCTGGTTACGGCACCTCGGGCAGCCTGCTTGGCCTGCCAGACATCGGGCTCATCAGCTCCACGGAGATGCTTGGCCATTACTCCCGCATTGTGGAACGGGTCAGCCTGCCGGTGATGGTGGACATCGACACCGGGTTCGGTGACGTCAACAACGTCATTCGCACGGTGCGTCTGGTCGAGCAGTTGGGCGCGGCCGCGCTTTTTATTGAGGACCAGACCTACCCAAAGCGCTGCGGCCACATGGCCGGGAAACAGGTGGTCCCTGTGGAGGAGTTTCTGCCCAAGCTTAAGGCAGCCTTGTGGGCCAGATCCGATCCCGATTTCGTCATCATGGCCCGCACCGACGCGGCCGCGGTCTACGGAATCGACGAAGCCATCCGGCGGGCGCGGCTCTACGCTGAAGCCGGGGCGGACATGGTGTTTGTGGAGGCCGTGACCTCGCCCGAGGATATGCGCAGGGTCAATTCGGCTGTTTCCGTACCAAGCATGGCCAACATGATAGAGGGCGGGAAGTCGCCCTTCCTTCCGGCTTCGGAACTACAGAAGTTGGGCTACTCAGTGGCTGCGTATCCCTGTGCCTCCGTGTTCACCGCGGCCAGGGCGCTTACGAACTGGGCCGGATATCTCAAGGAGCACGGGACAAGCCAGGGGTTTGCCGGGGCAGAAACCATGATGGATTTCGAAGAGTACTTCAACTTCATAGGAGCGAAGGACATCCGGGAGCGGGAAAAGAAGTTCATCAAGGAGTGA
- a CDS encoding leucine--tRNA ligase, whose translation MKRYEPLSIEAKWQQKWTGERCFHVEADASKPKYYVLEMFPYPSGRIHMGHVRVYTIGDVVARFKRMHGFNVLHPMGWDAFGLPAENAAIKHGLHPAKWTYENIDNMRSQLQKMGYSLDWERELATCDPSYYRWEQLFFLKFYEKGLVYRKNSPQNWCPDCHTVLANEQVEDGKCWRCDSEVEQKDLEQWFLRITSYTEELLKDLETLAGGWPERVLTMQRNWIGKSVGCEIDFPLEDGSGSVRVFTTRQDTLWGATFMSLAAEHPLAEKLISGKPQEGEARAFIEKIRSLDRIKRQADDLEKEGVFTGSYCTNPVTGLKMPIYLANFVLMGYGTGAVMAVPAHDQRDFEFAKKYGLPLKVVINPKGETLAAEVLTAAYTDPGVLADSGPFTGQGSESAKVGIADWLEAENKGTRAVNYRLRDWNISRQRYWGAPIPMVYCDSCGVVPVPENELPVKLPLDIQVRPDGRSPLPDCAEFVNVACPKCGGKARRETDTLDTFVESSWYFLRYACPREDTAPFDAEAVKYWSPVDQYVGGIEHAILHLLYSRFWVKALRDLGYVTHAEPFANLLTQGMVIKDGAKMSKSKGNVVDPDVMVAKYGADTVRVFMLFAAPPEKDLEWSDSGIEGSARFLSRIWRLVTEELAGVISPTGPCLALDPASLSPLAKELRRREHAMVAKVAKDIEGQFQFNTAIAAIMEMLNFLYANVDELKRDSGKALSSAVNSLLVALSPMAPHVCEELWEMIGHKKMLAEAPWPAHDPAALATDTVTVVVQVCGKLRGKIEVAADADEESVKAAALAEENAARHIEGKTVRKVIYVPGKLVNIVAN comes from the coding sequence ATGAAACGCTACGAACCGCTTTCCATAGAAGCCAAATGGCAGCAGAAGTGGACCGGGGAGCGCTGCTTCCATGTTGAAGCGGATGCTTCCAAACCCAAGTACTACGTTCTGGAGATGTTCCCCTACCCGTCCGGGCGCATCCATATGGGACATGTGCGGGTCTATACCATTGGCGACGTGGTGGCCCGGTTCAAGCGCATGCATGGTTTCAACGTGCTGCATCCCATGGGCTGGGACGCCTTCGGCCTTCCGGCCGAGAACGCGGCCATCAAGCACGGCCTGCATCCTGCCAAGTGGACGTACGAAAACATCGACAACATGCGTTCCCAGCTGCAGAAGATGGGCTACTCGCTGGATTGGGAGCGCGAACTGGCCACCTGCGACCCGTCCTACTACCGCTGGGAGCAGCTCTTCTTCCTCAAGTTTTATGAAAAGGGCCTGGTTTACCGCAAGAATTCACCGCAGAACTGGTGCCCGGACTGCCACACCGTGCTGGCCAATGAGCAGGTGGAGGACGGCAAGTGCTGGCGCTGCGACTCGGAAGTGGAGCAGAAGGACCTGGAGCAATGGTTCTTGCGCATCACTTCCTACACCGAGGAACTGCTTAAGGACCTGGAGACCCTGGCCGGCGGCTGGCCGGAGCGGGTGCTCACCATGCAGCGCAACTGGATCGGCAAGTCCGTTGGCTGCGAAATAGATTTTCCCCTCGAGGACGGCTCCGGCTCGGTGCGGGTGTTCACCACCCGCCAAGATACGCTCTGGGGTGCGACCTTCATGTCGCTCGCGGCCGAGCATCCCCTGGCCGAGAAGCTGATCTCTGGCAAACCCCAGGAGGGCGAAGCCCGGGCCTTTATCGAGAAGATCCGCTCCCTGGACCGCATCAAGCGACAGGCCGACGATCTGGAAAAAGAGGGCGTGTTCACGGGCAGCTACTGCACAAACCCCGTGACCGGGCTCAAGATGCCCATCTACCTGGCCAACTTCGTGCTCATGGGCTACGGCACCGGCGCGGTCATGGCCGTCCCGGCCCATGACCAGCGCGACTTCGAGTTCGCCAAGAAGTATGGCCTTCCCCTCAAGGTGGTCATCAATCCCAAGGGCGAGACCCTTGCGGCCGAGGTCCTGACCGCGGCTTACACCGACCCGGGTGTCCTGGCCGATTCCGGTCCCTTCACCGGCCAGGGCAGCGAGTCCGCCAAGGTCGGCATCGCGGACTGGCTTGAAGCGGAGAACAAGGGCACCCGGGCCGTGAACTACCGCCTGCGCGACTGGAACATCTCCCGCCAGCGCTACTGGGGTGCCCCCATCCCCATGGTCTACTGCGACAGCTGCGGCGTGGTGCCTGTGCCGGAAAATGAGCTGCCCGTTAAGTTGCCCCTGGACATCCAGGTGCGTCCGGACGGCCGCTCCCCCCTGCCGGACTGCGCCGAATTCGTGAACGTGGCCTGCCCCAAGTGCGGCGGCAAGGCACGGCGAGAGACCGACACCCTGGACACCTTCGTGGAGTCGAGCTGGTATTTCCTGCGCTACGCATGCCCCCGGGAGGACACGGCACCCTTTGATGCGGAAGCCGTGAAATACTGGTCGCCCGTGGACCAGTACGTTGGCGGCATCGAACACGCCATCCTGCACCTTCTGTATTCGCGCTTCTGGGTGAAGGCCCTGCGTGATCTGGGATACGTGACCCATGCCGAGCCTTTCGCCAACCTGCTCACCCAGGGCATGGTGATCAAGGACGGGGCCAAGATGTCCAAGTCCAAGGGCAACGTGGTGGACCCGGACGTCATGGTTGCCAAGTACGGCGCGGACACTGTCCGGGTGTTCATGCTGTTTGCGGCCCCGCCGGAAAAGGACCTGGAGTGGTCCGACTCAGGCATCGAGGGCTCGGCTAGGTTCTTGTCGCGTATATGGCGTCTTGTCACCGAAGAACTGGCTGGCGTAATTTCTCCCACGGGCCCCTGCCTGGCCTTGGACCCGGCGTCGCTTTCGCCCCTGGCCAAGGAGCTCCGCCGCCGCGAGCACGCCATGGTGGCCAAGGTGGCCAAGGATATCGAAGGTCAGTTCCAGTTCAATACGGCCATTGCCGCCATCATGGAGATGCTCAACTTCCTCTACGCCAATGTGGACGAGTTGAAGAGGGATTCGGGCAAGGCCCTGTCCTCCGCAGTCAATTCACTCCTGGTGGCGCTTTCTCCCATGGCCCCGCACGTGTGCGAGGAACTCTGGGAGATGATCGGGCATAAAAAGATGTTGGCGGAAGCACCCTGGCCGGCCCACGACCCGGCAGCCCTGGCCACGGACACGGTCACCGTGGTGGTGCAGGTGTGCGGGAAGCTGCGCGGCAAGATCGAGGTGGCGGCCGACGCGGACGAGGAGTCTGTGAAAGCGGCGGCGCTGGCCGAGGAAAACGCTGCCCGCCATATCGAGGGCAAGACCGTGCGCAAGGTCATCTACGTGCCCGGCAAGCTGGTGAATATCGTGGCCAACTAG
- the nusB gene encoding transcription antitermination factor NusB, translating to MVSGPQTPRRKARRRAFQVLYGFDFEPPVNDRALLKAVENAPMDPDLPESGDSYVLELVKGVWKDHEELDKLVQEHSQHWKLARIAKVELTILRLALYEILHVADIPLRVALNEAVELAKEFGDENSPGFVNGILDAVAKAVDQGKFTIKKDLASNKEEA from the coding sequence ATAGTGTCAGGACCCCAGACCCCAAGGCGCAAAGCCAGGCGACGCGCCTTTCAGGTGCTTTATGGGTTCGACTTCGAACCACCGGTGAACGACCGGGCGCTGTTAAAGGCCGTGGAGAACGCTCCCATGGACCCGGACCTGCCCGAGTCCGGCGACAGCTATGTGCTGGAGCTGGTCAAGGGAGTGTGGAAAGACCACGAGGAATTGGACAAGCTCGTTCAGGAGCACTCCCAGCATTGGAAACTCGCCCGCATCGCCAAGGTGGAACTGACCATTCTGCGACTGGCCCTGTACGAGATCCTGCACGTTGCGGACATCCCCTTGCGCGTGGCCTTAAACGAGGCCGTGGAGCTGGCCAAGGAATTCGGCGACGAGAACTCGCCGGGCTTCGTCAACGGCATCCTGGACGCCGTGGCCAAAGCCGTGGACCAGGGCAAGTTCACCATCAAGAAAGACCTCGCGTCCAACAAAGAAGAAGCCTGA